The nucleotide sequence ATTACCAGCCAGTTGTACTAGTCAGGTGTACCAGTCaggtgtacagtaccagtcaggtGTACCAGGCAGGTGTATCAGTTAGGTGTACCAGTCaggtatacagtaccagtcaggtGTACCAGTCAGGTGTACCAATCaagtgtacagtaccagtcagatGTACCAGTCAGGTGTACCAGTCAGGTGTACCAGTCAGCTGTACCAGTCaggtatacagtaccagtcaggtGTACCATTCAGGTGTACCAATCaagtgtacagtaccagtcagatGTACCAGTCAGGTGTACCAGTCAGGTGTACCAGTCAGCTGTACCAGTCaggtatacagtaccagtcaggtGTACCAGTCAGGTGTACCAATCaattgtacagtaccagtcagatGTACCAGTCAGGTGTACCAGTCATATGTACCAGTCAGGTGTACCAGTCAGGTGTACCAGTCAGGTGTACCAGTCAAGTGTACTGGTCAGGTGCACAGTACTAGTCAGGTGTACCAGTCAGgcgcatgtgcatgtgtgtgtgtgtgtctgtgtacgcaAGTATTCATGTGTCagcatgtgtacgtgtgtattcatgtggctgtgtgtatgtgtgagcatgtgtgtgtgtgatgtaaaaCACCACTGATAACCTTGACATTCCTGTTCTGCTTACCACAattcgcacacacagacatgcttcGCCATCACCACACAACTTCCTCGCTTCTGTCAGAGTCACAGAGCATGGCCCTGATTAGTCCGTGTTTCTCCCCAGGCGCCTGTGATTGGCGGGAGGCAGAGAAGTTTGGATTCGGCCTCCAGCGTGGACGAGCTGCTTGAACTACTTTACCCAGAATACAGTTTGGTACAGCACTGCCTGCGCAGGAAGTCCCAGCGTGATCACGCCCCCTTGCCTCACGCCGATGATGACCCATGGGGGCTGCCTCGTCATGCTGCCGTCTACCGCCCTGATGGCACCTTCGAAAGTACGCTTACTTTAACATTTATTTCGTTAGTTAGTTTTTATTTATTCTCTGTTatcatattttattgtatttattatttGGTTTATTCTTCATATTCATAACATTAACATTCATTCTAAATGAAGGGGGAGGGTTAGCAAGGTGGGAGGTTCAGGGAGGGGCAGACAGGAGGGGGTCAGTTCAGGAAGGTTCTGACTGAGCATGGGGTTCAGTCTCAGTACAGCCCTCCCGTCGCCATGGAGACACTGAGGACCTATCCAGCTGCTCACAGAGGAGAATGAGAGACGTGTTTGTTTTCATAACAGTTAAAGAAGAATGAGAGACATGTTTGTTTTTACAACAGTTAAAGAGGCCCCTCCAtgtctccatcccttcatctctcccctattctcccccctctctcttcctccctctaccctcaTTCTCATAACTTACTatttctctcctcactctcattCTCACACCTtctaccttctcctccttctctcccctccttcttctctccctgcctccttcgtCTTTCACTCTCATaactcactccttctctctcctcgctctcacAGCTTAATCCTtctaccttctcctccttctctccctgctctcactctcatgaccttgtcctcctcctccctctctctctcctctgctttttCTAGTCTAAACCCATGACGAGGTCTCTGATGACTGGCTCACTCACTACTGCTGGGAAAAGAACATTGAAGATTCATGAAAGGACTTTCACAATGATACTGTAACTCACACCTGATAATGTGGtggcagagagaaaagagggaaacatggagagcgaggggaggagaggagagagaggaggagaggagagggagcacaTTACGATGAGAAAgatgagagaacgagagggagtgaggggaggaaaaagagagggaggagtggaaagagaggaggaagggagacacaCTGGGATTCCAGGCCATTATGTAGGATTTGTCACTAGAATATCCGTGTTGTGATGACGCCTTTGTCTCACTCTTGATTATGTTCAACCTCCGTAAGTGATTGGTCATGCCCAGTCATGTTTGGCACATCAGAACGTCATTCCTGTAAATGTGTGGCTTGTATCCCTTTCCTGGGAACTGCTTTACATAAGCTCCTTTCGTTGAGGGGATGTAGGAGGGGGCGAGGAATGGATGAGACTGggtttgttcatgtgtgtgtgcctgcgtgtgtgtgtgtgtgtgtgtcccagtcaTCCTGGAGGAGATGCAGAGGACAGCGTGCCGGcccagggaggtgtgtgtggaggtgaataAGGAGTACCCTGAGAACACTAGCCACTTCTACCTGCCCCGCTGTGTGGCCCTGCTGAGGTGTGGAGGCTGCTGCAACCATGAGGCCCTGTACTGCAccaacacctcacacacacatgccaacaagacggtgagacacacacacacactactgcaccaACACCTCACACAACAAGATGAAGTTTGAAGGGTGTAATCCAGGTTGTAATTCAGGGTGTAATCCAGGTTGTAATCCAGGGTGTAATCCAGGTTGTAATTCAGGGTGTAATCCAGGTTGTAATTCAGGGTGTAATTCCTCCTCCGACCAGCTGCTGGAGGTGTCTTCCCCCAAGATGGAGCGCTCTGTGGTCACCCTCTCCTTCATCAACCACACTTCCTGTGAGTGTCTTCCCAAGAGGCCGCTGCACTCCATCATCAGGAGGGCCGCAGCAGAACACCTCGCCCTGTGAGTGAGTCACCTCTGACCTTTAACACTGACCCTAACCTTTAACACTGAGTCTAATCTAGAGCCTTTGACTTTTAACTTTTAACCTTCACTGTGACCCTGAGCCTAAACCTCAATCTTTCATTTGTTTCATTTAACTTAAATTTTATATTACGTTTCACATTTTATCCATTAGCAGACAGTTTTATCCAAAGAAACATAACATAACAACATATTTTACTGACCTTGACTGTGGTCATGATCCTAACCCATAAATGTAACCCTAACAATGACCTCAACCTAGTAGTATGACCTTGACCTTCACTCTtacatgcatctgtgtgtgtgtgtgtgccgtgtgtgtgtgtgtgtgtgtgtgtgtgcatgtgtgtgtgctccctatCCAGGTGCTCTCCTCCAGATGTGCCCTGTGCTCCAGGTCTGCTATGGGACCCAGccagctgtatgtgtgtgtcctccgaCACcagtcccttctccccccaggaACTGGGTACAACCCCCCTCGATTACACACAAGATCACTGTTTTACTCCCAGATTACGCAGCCTCTAGTCCTGAActttaacccctgacccctgtctaCGTTGTTTCATTCAGACTCCCTGGACTCTGCCCTCCTGGTTCTCTGCGGCCCCAACAAGGTCCTGGACGAGGGCAGCTGTGAATGCATGTGCCGTAACGGGCTGACGGAGGCCAGCTGTGTGTCCGGCTGGAGGCTTGACCAGGACAGCTGCGAGTGCCAGTGCGAAGGCCAGCCAGCCCAGGGCACCTGCCCCCCAAACCAGCGCTGGGACCCCCagctgtgtgggtgcgtgtgcagGGCAGCATGCCCTCCTCGCCAGCCCCTCAACCCGGAGACGTGCCTGTGCCAGTGCAGGGAGAACCCCCAGACCTGCCTACTGCAGGGCAAGAAGTTCAACCCCAACTCCTGCAGGTTAGCGCTTTCTCTCTTCTTCGGTTTACATTGTTACCGTTCAGAACCGTTTCTAATCCCAgaggaacatacacacactctagaaacacacacacacactctattaaCAAACACACTTTAGTAACACACATAAGCTcaaggcactcacacacacagactcacactttAGTAAAACACACATCCTCTTGAATCCCTGATGATATTAACAGGTGTAAAGTCAGTGGAGCAAAATCGAACTAAATGGAAATGGAAGGTTTTAGACTAAACCCCCCTTGTTTTATGTAACACAACTCAAGCCCTCCAGCCAGGCAGATCATGGGTGTTCACATGCTGAGAAGAGCTCTTGAGGAAACATCTTCTGCAGCTCTATCTCagttcacacactctcaacatGCTGACCATTCCACCATCCCAGTGAACCGCGAGTACCCCCTCCCTCATAAGGATATCCCTTTTCCTCCCGGCACACATTCCCACGCTTGGTACAACATTCCCAGCTCTGGGACAGTCTGGGGGAAAGGTCAACTGGACTTGGGGTGAAAGGTCAGCTGGTCTCTGGGTGCTGTCCCGTTTTCCTCGTCACTGCACATGTGCCAGACTCTCCTGTTCATCAAGTTAGCGTGAGAATCCACTTCTTGTTTCTTCCCCAGCACGAGCCCAGAGACAGGAACACCGCACCTGCTGCCGTGGTTACGGTAACGGAGAAAACAGATTTACccaggggagacaggaagaaagagagagaaagaaagggggagagatcggaagggaaggagagagagaagaagtgaGAGgtagtagggagggagagaaggaggcagagagagagagaggtagagacaaaCAAGATAAATCTGTTTATGATCTCAtgtagaggaaaggaaaggtaTTTCTTATACACCCATGCATGTATGGTACACACACGATACTGCTATACTTTATGGTTTGTTTGGTAAcctgtctttttctttctctctcttctctcctgtgtttctCCCCGCTCtgcctttttctttctcctctctcctcttctctctcccctttctttctcctctgtcctctctctccttgctctctcctctttcttgtcattccacctctctcttctccccccccccctttcctctcctcctccagctgttaCAGACTGCCATGCAGGAAGCCCCATCGCTCCTGCCAGTCTGGTTTCTACTACAGCCAGTATGTCTGCCAGTGCATTCCCAGCTACATGAGGGAACACCAGTGGAATTGACCTCTGCCCTCTGAGCTGACCTCTTCTAGACCAGCTGATCCATTACTGGACCAGTACCATCAGAACTATACTGGACCAGTACCATCAAGACTATTCTGAACCAGCTCAACTATACTGAACCAATAGAACTATACTGAACCAGTAGAACTATACTGGACCAGTACCATCAAGACTATTCTGAACCAGCTCAACTATACTGAACCAATAGAACTATACTGAACCAGTAGAACTATACTGGACCAGTACCATCAAGACTATTCTAAACCAGCTCAACTATACTGAACCAATAGAACTATACTGAACCAGTAGAATTATACTGGACCAGTACCATCAAGACTATTCTGAACCAGCTCAACTATACTGAACCAATAGAACTATACTGAACCAGTAGAACTATACTGGACCAGTACCATCAAGACTATTCTGAACCAGCTCAACTATAATGAACCAATAGAACTATACTGAACCAGTAGAACTATACTGGACCAGTACCATCAGAACTAGACTCAACCAGCTCAACTATACTGGACCAGTACCATCAGAACTATACTGGACTATCTCAACTATACTGGACCAGTACCATCAGGACTATACTGGACCAGCTCAACTATTCTGAACCAGTAGAACTATACTGGACCAGTACCATCAGGACTATACTGAACCAGCTCAACTATACTGGACCAGTACCATCAGGACTACACTGGACCAGCTGAACTATACTGGACCGGTACCATTAGAGCTATACTGAACCAGTAGAACCATTCTGGACCAGTCCCAGTACCAGCTGAACTATTCTGCACCAGTACCAGTAGAACAATACTGGACCATCAAAACTATACTAGCTCAACTAACGGGACCAGTAGAACTATAATAGACCAGTAGAACTATATTGGACCAGCATCCGCTATGTAAGGTTAGAAACCAGCAGACAGTGATGTGGACTAACCGGGACCAGACCCAGGCTGGACGTGTGTGGAGGGACTGGTTTATATACTGGAAG is from Osmerus eperlanus chromosome 27, fOsmEpe2.1, whole genome shotgun sequence and encodes:
- the LOC134013914 gene encoding vascular endothelial growth factor C-like, which encodes MWTLVVVCVLGVVRQVEGYESYQEDYYTKDVFTEAPVIGGRQRSLDSASSVDELLELLYPEYSLVQHCLRRKSQRDHAPLPHADDDPWGLPRHAAVYRPDGTFEIILEEMQRTACRPREVCVEVNKEYPENTSHFYLPRCVALLRCGGCCNHEALYCTNTSHTHANKTLLEVSSPKMERSVVTLSFINHTSCECLPKRPLHSIIRRAAAEHLALCSPPDVPCAPGLLWDPASCMCVSSDTSPFSPQELDSLDSALLVLCGPNKVLDEGSCECMCRNGLTEASCVSGWRLDQDSCECQCEGQPAQGTCPPNQRWDPQLCGCVCRAACPPRQPLNPETCLCQCRENPQTCLLQGKKFNPNSCSCYRLPCRKPHRSCQSGFYYSQYVCQCIPSYMREHQWN